The segment TCTTCCCCGGCCCGATCCCGAGGTTCATCAATCGCGAAAGGCTCGGGAGCACGTCGATGGGGGGGTAGACCCCGTTCCGGTGAAGGTCCCGGGACAGGACGATCTGCCCTTCCGTGATGTACCCCGTCAGGTCGGGGACGGGGTGCGTGATGTCGTCGTCGGGCATCGTCAGGATGGGGAGCTGCGTCACGGAACCGATCTTCCCCCGGATGCACCCGGCGCGTTCGTAGATCGACGCGAGGTCGGTGTACATGTAGCCAGGGTAACTCCTGCGGCTGGGGATCTCCTCCCGGGCCGTGGCGATCTCCCGCAGGGCGTCGCAGTAGTTGGTCATGTCCGTGAGGATGACGAGGACGTCGAACCCGTGATCGAAGGCCAGGTATTCGGCCGCCGTCAGCGCGAACCGGGGCGTGAGCAGACGCTCGATCGTGGGGTCGTCGGCGAGGTTCTGGAAAACGACGGTGCGCTCCGCCGCGCCGCTGTGCTCGAACTCATGCAGGAAGTACGACGCCTGCCGGAACGTGATCCCCATCGCCGCGAAGACGACGGCGAACTTTTCCCCGGTGGGGGAGGGCCCGCGTTCCCCCTCGCCGGTCCCGGCCTGCCGCAGGATCTGGGCCGCGATCTCCCGGGCGGGCAGCCCCGCCGCCGAGAAGATGGGAAGTTTCTGGCCCCGGACCAGGGTGTTCAGCCCGTCGATGGCGGAGATGCCCGTCACGATCGGGCGGGACGGCTTCTCCCGGGCGACCGGGTTGATCGGCGTACCGCCGATGTCCCGCCACGTTTCGGGGATCACGGGCGGAAGCCCGTCGATGGGGTTCCCCGCCCCGTCGAAGCGGCGGCCCAGGATATCCAGGGAGAGGGGCGTCCGGGCCGGGGAGCCGGAGAAGCGGATGCGCGTGGAGAGGATGTCGATCCCGGTCGACTGCTCCAGGATCTGGACCAACACATAACGGTCCGAGAATTCGATCACCTGCCCCCGCCGGGAGGAACCGTCCGGAAGGAGGACCTCGACCATCTCCCCCATCGTGACCCGGCGCACCCCTTCCACGAAGACGAGGGGTCCCGCGACGGAATGGATGGTCCGGTATTCGCGCGTGACGAGGTCTATCGGTCTCTCCCCCCTTCCGTTTCGATCCGGGCGATCAGCGAAGTCACCGTCTCCCGGAACCCCTCCTCCGGCAGCTCCTTCATCCGCTCCAGCTCTTCACGGAAGGGGAGGGCCAGGACGCTTTCGACGGGAACCTTG is part of the Deltaproteobacteria bacterium genome and harbors:
- a CDS encoding V-type ATP synthase subunit B — its product is MDLVTREYRTIHSVAGPLVFVEGVRRVTMGEMVEVLLPDGSSRRGQVIEFSDRYVLVQILEQSTGIDILSTRIRFSGSPARTPLSLDILGRRFDGAGNPIDGLPPVIPETWRDIGGTPINPVAREKPSRPIVTGISAIDGLNTLVRGQKLPIFSAAGLPAREIAAQILRQAGTGEGERGPSPTGEKFAVVFAAMGITFRQASYFLHEFEHSGAAERTVVFQNLADDPTIERLLTPRFALTAAEYLAFDHGFDVLVILTDMTNYCDALREIATAREEIPSRRSYPGYMYTDLASIYERAGCIRGKIGSVTQLPILTMPDDDITHPVPDLTGYITEGQIVLSRDLHRNGVYPPIDVLPSLSRLMNLGIGPGKTREDHRGVADQLYAFYAQGRELRRLEAIVGEEGLSESDRHFRRFADAFEREFIGQGKRGRTIEETLEEGWKLLRLLPKDQLTRIRADHVGKRYGTAAAAAGRTRE